The following coding sequences lie in one Mucilaginibacter sp. KACC 22773 genomic window:
- a CDS encoding phytoene desaturase family protein: MEIFDAVIIGSGMGGLVSADLLGREGFKVCVIEKNQQIGGSLQTYVRDKVIFDSGVHYLGGLDEGQNLYQIFKYIDIIDKLKLQKQDVVFDKIGIHGENIEYEYAQGYDNFIAHILKHFPGEEAALNAYCDKIKEVCSKFSLYNLKSGDDFNEKSAVLEIDTKGFIESITDNPRLQAVLAGNNALYAGQADKTPFYVHALILNSYIESSYKCIDGGSQIAKYIAKNIRARGGVIKRNCEVKRIIVEDGRISHVEIAGGGKIYGKQFISNIHPVQTLEMTDSDIIKLAYRNRLKGLENSVSSFTLNVVFKKDSFPYFNTNYYVGKEGHVWDIAEYTEENWPLGFAYFMAPSSKSPEYADGASILTYMRFEEMKPWEDTFNTVSNVNERGETYEEFKIRKSEKLLDMVEEKFPGFRSHVKSYYSATPLSYRDYIGNGDGSLYGIVKDYKHTLKTFISPRTKIPNLYFTGQNLNLHGILGTAMSAIVTCTTLLGDDAIIGKIRNA; the protein is encoded by the coding sequence ATGGAGATTTTTGATGCCGTAATTATCGGCAGCGGTATGGGGGGATTAGTGAGCGCCGATTTATTAGGCAGAGAAGGATTTAAAGTTTGCGTCATCGAAAAAAACCAGCAGATAGGAGGTTCGTTGCAAACTTATGTGCGCGATAAAGTGATCTTCGACTCTGGCGTGCACTACCTTGGCGGGTTGGATGAGGGGCAAAACCTGTACCAGATATTCAAATACATCGACATTATAGATAAGCTTAAACTTCAAAAGCAGGATGTTGTTTTTGATAAGATAGGCATCCACGGCGAAAACATTGAGTATGAATACGCCCAGGGCTACGATAATTTCATCGCCCATATATTGAAACATTTCCCCGGCGAAGAGGCTGCGCTAAACGCCTACTGCGATAAGATCAAAGAAGTTTGCAGCAAATTTTCGTTGTACAACCTGAAAAGCGGTGATGATTTTAACGAGAAATCTGCCGTGCTTGAAATAGATACCAAAGGTTTTATTGAATCGATAACCGACAACCCACGTTTACAGGCGGTACTTGCAGGCAATAACGCCCTTTACGCCGGCCAGGCCGATAAAACCCCGTTTTACGTACACGCGCTCATCCTGAACAGCTACATTGAAAGCTCTTATAAATGCATAGATGGCGGTTCGCAGATTGCCAAGTACATAGCCAAAAATATCCGTGCGCGCGGTGGCGTCATTAAACGCAATTGCGAGGTGAAACGCATTATAGTAGAAGATGGCAGGATATCGCACGTGGAGATAGCCGGTGGTGGTAAAATTTACGGCAAGCAGTTTATAAGTAACATACACCCGGTGCAAACGCTGGAGATGACCGATAGTGATATCATCAAGCTGGCTTACCGTAACCGGCTGAAAGGGCTTGAAAACTCCGTATCGTCGTTTACCTTAAATGTGGTTTTTAAAAAGGATAGCTTCCCATATTTTAACACCAACTATTACGTGGGCAAAGAAGGCCACGTTTGGGATATTGCGGAGTATACCGAGGAGAACTGGCCCCTGGGTTTTGCTTACTTCATGGCACCATCATCTAAATCACCAGAATATGCCGATGGCGCATCTATCCTTACTTATATGCGCTTTGAGGAGATGAAGCCATGGGAGGATACATTTAACACGGTATCAAACGTTAATGAACGGGGTGAAACATATGAGGAGTTTAAGATCCGCAAAAGCGAGAAACTGCTGGATATGGTGGAAGAGAAATTCCCCGGTTTCAGGAGCCATGTTAAATCTTACTACTCGGCAACGCCGCTTAGCTACCGCGATTATATTGGTAATGGCGATGGTTCGCTTTACGGCATTGTAAAAGATTATAAGCACACCTTAAAAACATTTATATCGCCGCGCACCAAAATACCAAACCTGTACTTTACCGGGCAAAACCTTAACCTGCATGGTATTTTAGGCACGGCTATGAGCGCTATTGTTACCTGCACCACATTACTTGGCGACGATGCCATTATAGGAAAAATACGGAATGCGTAA
- a CDS encoding 1-acyl-sn-glycerol-3-phosphate acyltransferase — MEKGLILIYHYFAKHKLVFYTVFAACFLVMGYFASRVRFEEDISKVIPKDKKIAKLNEVFQNSKFLDKLVIMVSLKDSTATANPDSLVAYADEFAAAVGPKFKDYIGKANFKVDDDVVMKLFGTISQRLPVYLTEKDYKTIDTLITPAKIKQTLAYDYRTLTSPAGIALKSIISNDPVGISFIGLKKLQQLQYDKNFELYDNYVVTKDHKNLLMFITPAYPPNNTAKNSVLIKGLDKLIDSLGNRPKRIATATYFGSAAVYYGNAQQLRRDTALTQGATVVVLILFLGLYFRKKRAPIIILIPVLFGSLFSLTAIYFLKGSISVIALGTGSVVLGIAINYSLHVFNHYRHTKSVEQVIKDLVMPLTVGSFTTIGGFLCLEFVESEMLKDLGLFAAFSLIGASICSLVFLPQFISTKKEQENHTFTQLSWIDKLASFNPEYNKYIVIGIILLTGVFFYKANDVTFEFDVAKMNYMPPALQQSQNKLNKINQYALQSVYLVSEGKTLDRALINNEKLAGQIEKLKAQGIVKKSSDVSSFIISDSLQKERVNRWNTYWTTEKKQQLFATLESEGKLKGFSVSAFEKFKALLNKNFSHTNDEDVAEIRKSFLDNFINEYPSHSTVVTLIQTSPDKKAAIYKAFENDPNVTVIDKQYLTNKLVEIINADFTKIAVMSSLLVFVVLLLTYGRMELALVSFIPMAISWIWILGLMGIFGIGFNIVNIIISALIFGLGDDYSLYIMDGLLQEYKTGKKVLSSYKSSIFLSAITTITGLGVLIFARHPALRSIAAISIIGIVCVVIMSQILIPFLFNILIKNRAAKKRFPWTISGFVISIFAFTYFVTGCLILSALGFIFRLNPFSKEKGKLVYHAILARFSWSMIYIMGNVKKEIINKQLADFKNPAVIIANHQSFLDILILVMLNPRLILFTNNWVWNSPVFGAVVRMADYFPVAQGTEESIDVLADRVKKGYSIVIFPEGTRSVDGEIKRFHKGAFYLAEALKMDIQPILIHGTGYCMTKGDFLLKNGKITLKYLPRIKPADTNFGTGYAERTKAISKYFKAEFKQLGAEIQQPRYYREQLIYNYLYKGPVLEWYMRIKIRLEKNYQQFHDLLPAKGKMLDIGCGYGFMPYMLHFAAPQREFTGIDYDEDKIEAANNNFSKDTQIKFEHADVLSFEFEKYDAIIIADMLHYMQPDEQKLIIERCIHSLNEGGKLIIRDGNKDLKEKHRGTELTEFFSTRFIKFNKASRGLSFLSAQLVEDIAAANSMSCKIIDETKFTSNIIFVIEYKNRD, encoded by the coding sequence ATGGAAAAAGGCCTGATCCTGATATATCATTACTTTGCCAAACACAAGCTTGTTTTTTATACAGTATTTGCTGCCTGCTTTTTGGTGATGGGATATTTTGCGTCGCGGGTAAGGTTTGAAGAAGATATCAGTAAGGTTATCCCAAAAGATAAAAAGATTGCCAAGCTCAACGAGGTTTTTCAAAACTCCAAGTTCCTGGATAAGCTGGTGATCATGGTATCGCTTAAAGATAGCACTGCCACAGCCAACCCCGATAGCCTGGTTGCTTACGCCGATGAATTTGCCGCCGCAGTGGGGCCAAAATTTAAAGATTATATAGGCAAGGCCAATTTTAAGGTAGATGATGATGTGGTGATGAAATTGTTTGGTACCATCAGCCAGCGTTTACCTGTTTATTTAACGGAAAAGGACTATAAAACCATTGATACACTCATCACCCCGGCAAAAATTAAGCAAACACTGGCTTATGATTACCGCACGCTTACATCACCGGCGGGCATAGCGCTCAAAAGCATTATTAGTAACGACCCGGTAGGCATCTCCTTTATCGGCCTTAAAAAACTGCAGCAGCTACAGTACGATAAGAATTTTGAACTGTACGATAATTACGTGGTAACCAAGGATCATAAAAATCTGTTGATGTTTATCACCCCGGCTTACCCGCCAAATAATACAGCCAAAAACTCGGTACTGATAAAGGGCTTAGATAAACTAATTGACAGCCTGGGCAACAGGCCAAAACGCATCGCGACTGCAACCTACTTTGGATCGGCGGCGGTGTATTATGGTAACGCACAGCAGCTAAGGCGGGACACCGCGCTTACGCAAGGCGCTACCGTTGTTGTACTCATTTTGTTTTTAGGCTTGTACTTTCGCAAAAAAAGGGCGCCCATCATTATCCTCATCCCGGTACTATTTGGCTCGCTATTCTCCCTCACCGCTATTTACTTTTTAAAGGGAAGTATCTCTGTTATTGCATTGGGCACGGGTTCGGTGGTGCTGGGTATCGCCATCAATTATTCGCTACATGTGTTTAACCACTACCGCCATACCAAAAGTGTGGAGCAGGTAATTAAAGACCTGGTGATGCCGCTTACCGTTGGCAGTTTTACCACCATCGGCGGTTTCCTGTGCCTGGAGTTTGTAGAGTCGGAAATGTTGAAGGACCTGGGTTTATTCGCAGCCTTTAGTTTAATAGGCGCATCCATTTGTTCGCTGGTATTTTTGCCGCAATTTATATCCACAAAAAAAGAGCAGGAAAACCACACTTTTACTCAGCTATCGTGGATTGATAAGCTGGCCTCGTTTAATCCCGAGTATAACAAGTACATTGTTATCGGCATCATCCTGCTTACAGGCGTGTTTTTTTACAAAGCCAACGATGTAACCTTTGAGTTTGATGTAGCCAAAATGAACTACATGCCGCCCGCGTTGCAGCAATCGCAAAACAAGCTCAATAAAATTAACCAGTACGCGCTGCAATCGGTTTACCTGGTATCTGAAGGAAAAACATTGGATAGGGCGCTTATCAATAACGAAAAGCTGGCCGGGCAGATTGAAAAACTGAAGGCGCAGGGCATCGTCAAAAAATCGTCAGATGTATCCTCCTTCATCATTTCCGATTCGCTACAGAAAGAACGCGTTAACCGCTGGAATACTTACTGGACAACTGAAAAGAAACAACAACTCTTTGCTACCCTCGAAAGCGAAGGCAAGCTAAAAGGGTTTAGCGTATCGGCGTTTGAAAAGTTTAAAGCCTTGTTGAACAAAAATTTTTCGCATACTAACGATGAGGATGTAGCCGAGATCAGGAAAAGCTTCCTGGATAATTTCATCAATGAATATCCAAGCCACTCCACAGTAGTAACACTAATACAAACATCGCCCGATAAAAAAGCAGCCATATACAAAGCTTTTGAAAACGACCCGAATGTTACCGTTATTGATAAACAATACCTTACCAATAAACTGGTAGAGATCATCAATGCCGATTTTACCAAAATAGCGGTCATGTCGTCACTATTGGTATTTGTGGTGTTGCTGCTTACCTATGGCCGCATGGAGCTGGCGCTGGTTTCCTTTATCCCCATGGCTATCTCCTGGATCTGGATTTTGGGCTTGATGGGCATCTTCGGTATCGGATTTAATATCGTGAACATTATTATTTCGGCACTGATATTCGGTTTGGGCGATGACTATAGCCTGTACATTATGGATGGCTTGCTCCAGGAGTATAAAACCGGTAAAAAGGTATTATCATCCTACAAATCGTCTATCTTTTTATCGGCTATAACCACTATAACCGGGCTTGGGGTTTTGATTTTTGCCAGGCACCCGGCATTACGGTCAATAGCGGCCATATCTATTATCGGGATTGTTTGCGTGGTGATCATGTCGCAGATATTGATTCCCTTCCTGTTCAATATCCTCATTAAAAACCGTGCCGCTAAGAAACGTTTTCCCTGGACTATCAGCGGGTTCGTGATCAGTATTTTTGCATTCACCTATTTTGTTACCGGCTGTTTAATCTTATCAGCATTGGGCTTTATATTCCGGCTGAATCCATTTAGCAAAGAAAAAGGCAAATTAGTTTATCATGCTATACTGGCGAGGTTTTCCTGGTCGATGATTTACATTATGGGGAATGTAAAAAAGGAGATCATCAATAAGCAACTTGCCGATTTTAAAAACCCAGCGGTTATTATCGCCAACCACCAGTCGTTTTTAGATATTTTGATTTTGGTGATGCTGAACCCAAGGCTCATTTTATTTACCAATAACTGGGTATGGAACTCGCCGGTATTTGGCGCCGTGGTGCGTATGGCCGATTACTTCCCGGTAGCGCAAGGTACCGAAGAAAGTATTGATGTATTGGCCGACAGGGTTAAAAAAGGCTATTCCATCGTAATATTTCCCGAAGGCACCCGGTCGGTAGATGGCGAGATCAAGCGATTCCACAAAGGGGCTTTTTACCTGGCCGAAGCTTTAAAAATGGACATTCAGCCCATCCTTATCCACGGCACCGGCTACTGCATGACCAAAGGCGATTTCCTGTTGAAAAACGGCAAGATCACCCTGAAATACCTGCCCCGCATAAAACCCGCCGACACTAATTTTGGCACCGGATACGCCGAACGGACCAAAGCCATCAGTAAATATTTTAAGGCTGAGTTTAAGCAACTCGGCGCAGAGATACAACAGCCACGATACTATCGAGAGCAATTGATTTACAACTACCTGTACAAAGGGCCGGTACTGGAATGGTACATGCGGATAAAAATACGTTTAGAGAAAAACTACCAGCAGTTTCATGACCTGTTGCCGGCTAAAGGGAAAATGCTTGATATTGGGTGTGGTTATGGTTTTATGCCTTATATGCTGCACTTTGCCGCCCCGCAGCGCGAGTTTACCGGAATTGATTATGACGAGGATAAAATAGAAGCAGCCAACAACAACTTTAGTAAGGATACACAGATTAAATTTGAGCATGCCGACGTACTAAGCTTTGAATTTGAAAAATACGATGCCATTATTATAGCCGACATGTTGCATTACATGCAGCCTGACGAGCAAAAGCTGATCATTGAACGATGCATACACAGTTTAAATGAAGGGGGCAAACTGATCATCCGCGATGGCAATAAAGATTTGAAGGAAAAGCACCGTGGCACGGAGCTTACGGAGTTTTTCTCGACCAGGTTCATCAAATTTAATAAAGCCAGCCGGGGCTTGTCGTTTTTATCGGCGCAACTGGTAGAGGATATTGCAGCGGCTAACAGCATGAGTTGCAAAATAATAGATGAGACAAAGTTCACATCAAATATTATTTTTGTAATTGAATATAAAAACAGGGATTAG
- a CDS encoding DUF2062 domain-containing protein — protein MEFEGINKRFEELRVCVIIPTYNNHLTLASVITDVAAYSNHIVVVNDGSTDNTEDIVKSFPQVQLISYPQNVGKGWALRQAFAYAMEKGYQYALTIDSDGQHFAKDIPTFLNKLEDVRDAIIIGSRNMDQAAVPGKSSFGHKFSNFWFWVETGIHCPDTQSGFRLYPLYLLEGMKFYTVKYEFEIEVIVRAVWRGVHMDSVPVTVYYAPKETRVSHFRPFTDFSRVGVLNAFLVVIAFAWIKPRNFFRDLFKKKGRKKILATLYNPNDSDETKALSIGFGIFMGIVPIWGFQLAVAIFLSIIFKLNKALVVFSAHISIPPMIPVVLFLSYKAGEYWMGDKVANIAFSSDISFKSISAHLEQYIYGSLTLAVVASLTVGLVTYALLKLLKKSPAAL, from the coding sequence ATGGAATTTGAGGGTATCAATAAACGGTTTGAAGAGTTGCGGGTATGTGTCATCATCCCTACGTATAATAACCACCTTACCCTGGCCAGTGTAATTACCGATGTGGCCGCCTACAGCAACCACATCGTCGTAGTTAACGATGGCTCTACAGATAATACCGAAGATATTGTAAAATCATTCCCGCAGGTTCAGCTCATCAGCTATCCACAAAATGTGGGTAAAGGCTGGGCATTACGCCAGGCATTTGCTTACGCGATGGAAAAGGGTTACCAATATGCCCTAACCATCGACTCGGACGGGCAGCACTTTGCCAAAGATATCCCCACCTTTTTAAATAAACTGGAAGATGTACGCGATGCCATTATCATAGGCTCCCGCAATATGGACCAGGCGGCCGTGCCGGGTAAAAGCAGCTTCGGCCACAAGTTCTCCAACTTTTGGTTTTGGGTAGAAACCGGCATTCATTGCCCCGATACGCAATCGGGTTTCAGGCTGTACCCCTTATATCTGCTGGAAGGCATGAAGTTTTACACCGTTAAATACGAGTTTGAGATAGAAGTGATTGTTCGGGCCGTTTGGCGGGGCGTTCATATGGATTCGGTACCGGTTACGGTTTACTATGCCCCTAAAGAAACCCGGGTATCACACTTCCGTCCCTTTACCGATTTTTCGCGGGTGGGCGTGTTGAATGCCTTTTTGGTAGTCATAGCCTTTGCCTGGATTAAGCCGCGCAACTTCTTCCGCGATTTATTTAAAAAAAAAGGCCGTAAAAAAATATTAGCCACCCTGTACAATCCCAACGATTCGGACGAAACCAAAGCCCTCTCTATCGGCTTTGGCATTTTTATGGGGATAGTGCCCATCTGGGGCTTTCAACTTGCAGTGGCCATATTCCTTTCTATTATATTTAAACTAAACAAGGCGCTGGTAGTGTTCTCGGCACATATCAGTATCCCGCCCATGATCCCGGTCGTCCTGTTTTTAAGCTATAAAGCGGGCGAGTATTGGATGGGCGACAAGGTTGCCAATATCGCCTTCAGTTCGGATATCTCTTTTAAATCTATCAGCGCGCATTTAGAGCAGTATATTTATGGCAGTTTAACGCTTGCCGTAGTAGCTTCGCTTACAGTGGGGCTGGTAACTTATGCCCTGTTAAAACTGCTAAAAAAATCACCTGCTGCATTATAG
- a CDS encoding Crp/Fnr family transcriptional regulator, with protein MSINKLLSCFDKYLPLNAEEKADLAQRVTERKIKRRQFILQENDICRHYTFVAEGCFKKFQVDKKGTEHNLQFAAEGDWLMEIDSFYFEKPSRVYIEAIEPAVIYQLNKANLFYLFTNNPKFDRNFRVIMENRFVEQENRILQTISSTAEERYLSFIKQYPHLYQRLPGTQIASYLGITPEFLSKVRKDIAKK; from the coding sequence GTGTCTATCAACAAACTTCTTTCCTGTTTCGATAAATACCTGCCCCTTAATGCGGAAGAAAAGGCCGACCTTGCCCAACGGGTAACCGAACGGAAAATTAAACGTCGCCAATTCATTCTGCAGGAAAACGACATTTGCAGACATTACACCTTTGTTGCCGAAGGCTGTTTTAAAAAATTCCAGGTTGATAAAAAAGGGACTGAGCATAACCTGCAGTTTGCTGCTGAAGGCGATTGGCTAATGGAGATTGATAGTTTTTATTTTGAAAAACCAAGCCGCGTTTATATTGAGGCCATTGAGCCGGCTGTTATTTACCAGTTAAACAAGGCCAACCTGTTTTACCTGTTCACCAACAACCCCAAATTCGACAGAAATTTCAGGGTAATTATGGAGAATCGTTTTGTTGAGCAGGAAAACCGCATCCTGCAAACCATCAGCTCAACAGCCGAAGAGCGCTACCTGTCGTTCATTAAACAATACCCCCATTTATACCAGCGCCTGCCAGGCACGCAGATAGCATCGTACCTGGGCATTACCCCCGAGTTTTTGAGCAAGGTGCGTAAAGATATCGCCAAAAAATAA
- a CDS encoding zinc-binding alcohol dehydrogenase family protein — protein sequence MKAAVTPQPGMPGVIQIQDLPIPAAKEGWVLIKIKAFGLNRSELFTRQGHSPGVMFPRVQGIECVGEVEHDPSGTYQKGQKVAAIMGGMGREFDGGYAEYTLVPQTIVFPFESDMPWAVLGAIPEMFQTVSGSLNEALEIKTGETLLIRGGTSSIGMLACQLAKSMGLTVVSTTRDEAKVVHLKKNGADYMIIDDGDVNSKLRQIIPQGVDKVLELVGVASLKDSLKCIRPKGIVCMTGILGGSWTMNEFTPMGDIPSLGHLTVYMGDAANLHKDHLQQFIDAVADGTIKLNIDKVFNLNQVAEAHTYMESNQAKGKIVVEI from the coding sequence ATGAAAGCAGCAGTAACCCCACAACCCGGCATGCCCGGAGTTATCCAGATACAGGACTTACCTATACCGGCGGCAAAAGAAGGCTGGGTATTAATTAAAATAAAAGCTTTCGGCTTAAACCGGTCGGAGTTGTTTACACGGCAGGGCCACTCGCCGGGTGTTATGTTCCCGCGCGTACAGGGTATTGAATGTGTGGGCGAGGTGGAGCATGATCCATCGGGTACATACCAGAAAGGCCAGAAAGTAGCAGCCATCATGGGCGGCATGGGCCGCGAATTTGATGGAGGATATGCCGAATACACCCTTGTTCCCCAAACCATCGTTTTTCCGTTTGAAAGCGATATGCCCTGGGCAGTGCTTGGAGCAATCCCCGAAATGTTCCAGACCGTATCGGGTTCGTTGAATGAAGCATTGGAAATAAAAACAGGCGAAACACTGCTTATTCGGGGAGGCACGTCCTCAATTGGCATGCTGGCCTGCCAGCTGGCGAAAAGCATGGGACTGACGGTGGTTTCAACTACCAGGGATGAAGCTAAAGTTGTCCACCTTAAAAAAAATGGCGCCGATTATATGATCATCGACGATGGCGATGTTAATTCAAAACTTCGGCAAATAATCCCGCAGGGTGTTGATAAAGTGTTGGAACTGGTGGGTGTCGCAAGCCTTAAAGACTCGCTTAAATGCATCAGGCCCAAGGGTATAGTTTGCATGACCGGCATATTGGGCGGCAGCTGGACGATGAACGAATTTACTCCCATGGGCGATATTCCGTCATTGGGCCACCTCACGGTTTACATGGGCGATGCCGCCAACCTGCATAAAGACCATTTGCAGCAATTTATTGATGCCGTGGCCGACGGAACAATTAAGCTCAACATTGATAAGGTGTTTAACCTTAACCAGGTTGCCGAAGCGCATACCTATATGGAAAGTAACCAGGCTAAAGGAAAAATAGTGGTAGAAATTTAA